GGCGATCCGCAGGCCGTGCTCGCGCAGGACCCGGCAGATCGGCTCGACCCCGAACTGCTCCCGGTAGGTGTCGATGTAGTCGATCAGCGCGGCGAGGGGCGGTCGAGCTCCGCCGCGAAGAAAGCCGAGGCCGTCTTCAAGATCGCGTTGGCCCGGCGCAGTTCGAGGACCTCCCGCTCCAGCTCGCGCAGCCGGGCCCGCTCATCGGTGGTCAGCCCGGGCTCGGCGCCGGCGTCGACGCGGGCCTGCGTGACCCAGTTCCGCAGCGTGTCCGGCTGGATGCCCAGCTGCTCACCGACCCGTCGGCAGGCGGCATTCACGCTCAGCTTCTCCGGGCCGTCGACGAGATCGCAGGCGAAGCGGATCGACCGCTCACGCAACTCGTCGGGGTACTTCCTCGGTGCAGGCACGATTCCACTCTCCCGTGGATTAAGGCCCGCTACGAGACCGGGGGCGGTTCACATCACCGGCCCCACACCGCGATCGGATGCCACCCGCCGATCACACGCTTAAACAACCTCGCTGGGCAGTACAACTAGCCGACCCCAAGCTCGACGAGCGCCAGGTGCTCATGTGCGCCCTCGACCACGACGGCGGGCCGCTCGCCGAGCGACCGGCACTGCCCCTCATCGCCGACAAGGGCTACATCTCCGCCGGACTCGACCACTACCCGCACGCCCGCGGCGCGACGCTCCTGCGCCGCCTCACCGCAACCGCGCGCCCCGGCCCGGTCGGGCGCTGCTGGTCCCATTTCGGCGGCTGATTGAGTTTGGCTACGACGCCTAAATGCCCACTCAACCTGGGGCTGTTCGGCGGGCGCGCGCTGGCCGGGTCACCGCCCGGGTCGCCCAGCGCCTGCAAGCCCTCACCGCCGCCATCCGGTACATCCGCGCCTCGGGCCAGCCGATCATCCCGTCGCCCACGCAGCATTGGTCAGTTCACCGCAGCCTACCGCCACCCCAGGCTGACCCTCTCAGAAGATCCGCAGGACACGTCCTACACGTATCGCATGCTGGTCAGGTCGAGACTACGTGTGGCTTGACGACCCTTCTCACGGTTGTCCAATGGAGCGTCGCCGGGACTGCAAGGGCTTCGGGACGGTCGGCCTGCCTCGGCCGGAGCTAAGCGGGCACGCGGGTCCACTAGTAGTACTTCGTTAGGTCTTGTCTGACCTGCGTCCGCGCGCTGCCATGGGGGCATGACTCCGGGGGAGCTGGCCGCCGGTCGAGGGCGGTTGGAGGAGTTCGCGGCGGAGGTGTTCGCGCCGCTGGCCCGCCGTGATCAGCGGGGCAAGGGCGTGGCCTATGTGCGCGGCCTGCTGCTGGACGGGCGGCGCAAGTCGATGCAGCCGATAGCCGAACGGCTCGGCGTGGATCATCAGGGCCTGCAGCAGTTCGTCTCCTCGTCGACCTGGGCGGTCGAGCCGGTGCGCGAGCGGCTGGCCCGCAAGGCGGTGGCGGTGATCACCCCGGAGGCGTGGGTGGTCGACGACACCGGCTTCGTCAAGGACGGGGTCGCCTCGCCGGGGGTGGCCCGGCAGTACTCCGGCACGCTGGGCAAGGTCGGCAACTGCCAGATCGGGGTCTCGGTCTGCGCGGTGACCGACACCGCCTCCTGCCCGCTGAACTGGCGGCTGTTCCTGCCCGAGCGCTGGGACGACGCCGAGGCCGCGACTGAAGACGCGGCCGCGGCTATCCGGGCGCGGCGCGAGCGCGCCGGCATCCCTGAGGACGCCCGCCACCGGGCCAAGTGGCGGCTGGCGCTGGAGATGCTCGAGGAGCTGGCCGGCTGGGACCTCGCGCCGCCGGTGGTGGTCACCGACGCCGGCTACGGCACCAACGCCGCCTTCCGCGACGGCTTGACCGCTCGCGGCTGGCCCTACGTCTGCCAGGTCACCGGCGACCTGACCGCCTACCCGCTCGGAGCGGTGCCCGAGCTAGTCGGCTACTCCGGGCGGGGCCCGCATCCCAAGCCGCGCTACCGCACCCGTCCGGTCGGGCTACGCGAGCACGTGCTGGCCGCCGGCCGGGCTGCCGCGGGGCAGCTGACCTGGCGGGAGGGCTCGCGGGGGCCGATGACCTCGGCGTTCGTGGCGCTGCGGATCCGCCCCGCCGGACGCCGACCGACCGGGCGGTTGAGCGCAGACGGCTCGCTGCCGGCGGCCTGGCTGCTGGCCGAGTGGCCGACTGAGGCCGCCGAGCCCACCGACTACTGGTTGGCGACCCTGCCGGAGGGCACCGGGCTGGCCGAGCTGGTCCGGCTGCCCAAGATCCGCTGGCGGATCGAGCACGACTATCGCGAGTTGAAGACTGCCCTGGGCCTGGACCACTTCGAGGGCCGCACCTGGTCGGGCTGGCACCGCCACGTCACCCTGGTCACCGCCGCCCAGCTGTTCCTCACCGGACTACGCAGCGACCCAAAAGCGGCTGCGCCGGCCTGAGCCTCTACCGGGTCCTGCACCACCTGCAGGCCCTGCTCGCCACCTGGACCGGCACCTGCGCCATATGCGGACAACGCACTAACGGCCACGCTCGAGCACCGACCTAACGAAGTACTACCAGATCACGTCCACGGCGCCTTGGCACTGCGTGACGGGTTGTATACGTCGAGTTAGTGGCTCGATTGAGTCACCGATGCGGCGCGCATTAAAGGATTGACAGGCGACCGTGTGCCTTCGAGCATTACGCCATCGCGGCGTTGATCACCTTTCAGGTGACGGCGCTCTAGGAGGTGCCGCAAGTGACCATTGCCATCTCGCCGACTACACTTCTCAGCCAACAACGCTGCGGGGTTCGGTGGCACGAGGCAACGCTCCCCCCGCCATCACGAGCTACCTTGATTCCTTCCTCATTTTCGGCCCGATCAAAGAAAGGGGCCGAAGGTGGACGCTTGTCATTGTCCCGTTGCAGGATGGAACTAAGAAGTCGTTGTGAACGTACACCAGCGGGGTTGGTGCTCCACACCATTTCCGTCTCGTCTGTACCACTCATCGGCGCGGTAGGCCAAGTTGGACTTCCGCAACGTCTTCTAGCCCCTCGGGGGACGCGCGTTAAGGTCATAGGAGTCCAACGATCCAGAATACTGCCTCGAAATGAGGGGCCGTTGCGCCTACCACTCGCGTCGTGGTGGCTTCGAGCCGCCGCCGATGTCGCCGCCACGACCAATATTCGATCGCCACGATACCGCTTGGCCCGGGAGGTCACTGTGACCAGCAGCGTACAAGACCTACGTGGTGGCTTGCTCGCCGGCATCCGCCAGCCGGCCGACCTCCGCAGCCTGGGAGCTGCGGAGCTCTCCCTCTTGGCTGCGGAGATCCGGCGCACCCTGGTGGACTCCGTAAGTCGAACCGGTGGTCATCTGGGCTCAAGCCTCGGCGTCGTGGAGTTGACACTGGCCCTGCACCGAGTCTTCAATTCGCCGTCGGACCCCATCCTATGGGACACCGGACATCAGGCCTACATCCACAAGCTGCTCACCGGCCGCCAGGCGCACTTCCGTACGCTGCGTCAGCCCCGGGGGTTATCGGGCTACCCAAGGAGAGAAGAGAGCCCGCACGACTGGGTAGAGAACTCGCACGCCTCCACCGCGCTGTCCTACGCCGACGGCCTCGCTCGCGCATTGCAGCTTCGCGGTGAATTAGGGTCCACCGTTGTCGCCGTCGTAGGGGACGGCGCGTTCACCGGCGGGATGTGCTGGGAGGGGTTGAATAACCTGGGTGCCGCGCCAGACCGTCCGGTGGTCGTCGTCCTGAACGACAACGGACGCTCCTACGCGCCGACCGTGGGGGGCCTGGCCGCCCATCTTGCTGGCCTGCCCATCGGTCCGTCGTTATTCGAACTGATGGGCCTGGCCTATCTAGGGCCGGTGGACGGACACGACATTGGCGCGCTTGAGGACACACTGTCCCGCGCGCGGTCGCTGCGGGCTCCGGTGGTGGTGCATGTCCGCACGGTCAAGGGGCGAGGTCATCTCCCGGCCGAGACGGATCCGCACGACCGGCAGCACACCGTCTGCCCGCCGCGGACCAGGTCCTCTCGACCGACATGGACTTCGGTGCTAGCTGCAGAGCTGGTAGAGATCGGTTCCCGACGCCCCGATGTCGTCGCACTGACAGCCGCGATGCTGGAGCCCACGGGTCTCGCCCCGTTCGCAACCGCGTTCCCCGACCGGGCGGTGGATGTTGGGATTGCGGAGCAGCACGCGGTGACCTCCGCGGCCGGACTCGCCATGGGCGGCATGCACCCGGTCGTCGCCCTCTACTCCACGTTTCTTAACCGGGCATTCGATCAGCTGCTGCTCGACGTCGGCCTGCACAGGCTACCGGTAACCTTCATCCTTGATCGAGCGGGTATCACAGGCAGCGACGGGCCAAGCCACAACGGCATGTGGGACCTCTCCATCCTGGGGATGGTGCCGGGCATGCGGGTCGCGGCACCGAGGGACGCGGCCCGGCTGGGCGAGCTCCTCGGCGAGGCGGTCGCTCACGACGGTCCTACGGCGGTGCGCTTCCCAAAGGGCAGTCCAGGAGTCGAGTTGCCAGCGCTCGACCGGTTGGGGACTGCGGACGTCCTGGTAAGCGAACGGCACGCCGAGGTGCTCATCCTGGCGGTGGGCTCCTTGGCGTCCGCGGCCGTCGCCGCTGCGGAGCGGCTGCGGTCGGCGGGAGTGCCGACGACCGTAGTAGACCCGCGATGGGTGTTTCCCGTTGCGCCAGGACTCGCCAAGGCGGCCCGCCACTACCGCATCGTGGTCACGGTCGAGGACAATGGAGCGGCCGGAGGCTTCGGTGATGCGGTCGCCCGAACGCTGCGAAATGCTCAGGTGCCTGTCGGGCTGCTTACGCTGGGTCTGCGGCAGGAGTTTATGGAGGTAGGAGAGCGCGAGGCGATCCTCGCGGCCCACGGCCTCGACGCCAAGGGAATCGCAACATCGGTGCTGCGCCGATTGCAGCCGGCGGCCCCAATCCGCGCGCCGCGCTAACCATGCCCGTACGCGCTCGCTCCGCAAAGCTAATGCCGAGGTCCGGCTTCCCTGAAAGGGGCCGTAATGGACGAGCTTATCCGCGCCCTGGGATGGCAGCCAACATGGAAGGCTAGACTCTTCATCATTGGCGCCCTAGGGGGTGCGCCACTTTCCTACTTAGCGGCAGGCAACCTGGTTGAAGAAGCGTCTAACGTCTCCCCATACCTATTACAGGTGGGGTTCTGGGCTTATTCTTGGCGTGGCTCGGCTACTTTTCCCCCGACATGAACGCCTTGCACGACAAAGCAGCGAGAGCCATTCGTTTCGTCGAGCCTTCTGCCTATACATCCCGCCCGGTGTTGCGCTGAATTTCTCTCAGATCGGTCGACCAGCCGTGTATGGCCTCATAATGGGCTTGCCGAACCCTTCTGCCCAAAGAATTACCGCAGGAGTAATATGCTCCGCGGTTGGGCGGCCTCATCGTCCTTGGACTTCGAGGCTTGAGTACCGCACGAACGCTATTCCTACACGAATATCGA
This region of Geodermatophilus bullaregiensis genomic DNA includes:
- a CDS encoding transposase; the protein is MPAPRKYPDELRERSIRFACDLVDGPEKLSVNAACRRVGEQLGIQPDTLRNWVTQARVDAGAEPGLTTDERARLRELEREVLELRRANAILKTASAFFAAELDRPSPR
- a CDS encoding IS701 family transposase, which translates into the protein MTPGELAAGRGRLEEFAAEVFAPLARRDQRGKGVAYVRGLLLDGRRKSMQPIAERLGVDHQGLQQFVSSSTWAVEPVRERLARKAVAVITPEAWVVDDTGFVKDGVASPGVARQYSGTLGKVGNCQIGVSVCAVTDTASCPLNWRLFLPERWDDAEAATEDAAAAIRARRERAGIPEDARHRAKWRLALEMLEELAGWDLAPPVVVTDAGYGTNAAFRDGLTARGWPYVCQVTGDLTAYPLGAVPELVGYSGRGPHPKPRYRTRPVGLREHVLAAGRAAAGQLTWREGSRGPMTSAFVALRIRPAGRRPTGRLSADGSLPAAWLLAEWPTEAAEPTDYWLATLPEGTGLAELVRLPKIRWRIEHDYRELKTALGLDHFEGRTWSGWHRHVTLVTAAQLFLTGLRSDPKAAAPA
- a CDS encoding 1-deoxy-D-xylulose-5-phosphate synthase, with translation MTSSVQDLRGGLLAGIRQPADLRSLGAAELSLLAAEIRRTLVDSVSRTGGHLGSSLGVVELTLALHRVFNSPSDPILWDTGHQAYIHKLLTGRQAHFRTLRQPRGLSGYPRREESPHDWVENSHASTALSYADGLARALQLRGELGSTVVAVVGDGAFTGGMCWEGLNNLGAAPDRPVVVVLNDNGRSYAPTVGGLAAHLAGLPIGPSLFELMGLAYLGPVDGHDIGALEDTLSRARSLRAPVVVHVRTVKGRGHLPAETDPHDRQHTVCPPRTRSSRPTWTSVLAAELVEIGSRRPDVVALTAAMLEPTGLAPFATAFPDRAVDVGIAEQHAVTSAAGLAMGGMHPVVALYSTFLNRAFDQLLLDVGLHRLPVTFILDRAGITGSDGPSHNGMWDLSILGMVPGMRVAAPRDAARLGELLGEAVAHDGPTAVRFPKGSPGVELPALDRLGTADVLVSERHAEVLILAVGSLASAAVAAAERLRSAGVPTTVVDPRWVFPVAPGLAKAARHYRIVVTVEDNGAAGGFGDAVARTLRNAQVPVGLLTLGLRQEFMEVGEREAILAAHGLDAKGIATSVLRRLQPAAPIRAPR